The Sorangiineae bacterium MSr11367 genome window below encodes:
- the asnB gene encoding asparagine synthase (glutamine-hydrolyzing), producing MCGIAGILGVRRKIAEPALAAMLAAIPHRGPDGHAMAFFSPEPNGSNGPTPVGLAHGRLAIIEPTPSGLQPMVDDSGAIITFNGEIYNYRQLQRELEAAGRPCKTKTDTEVILKGYATKGIESAQSLRGMFAFALLDPKKRLAWLCRDRLGIKPLYVYYPKGGGLLFASEVRQLLAAGEELVPRRVSPAAIESFLAQGMVCGFDALIDGVTLLGPGESLVVDWEGRPQKQVKYWQLPFGDGMHCTRERAVADLTETLREAVDCHMISDVPLGVFLSSGVDSNAVAAVASGVSRDPVHTIAIGFDQPRFDESAEAEESAHVLGTTHTTQSLHVGEMLGDIERVFAAMDQPTVDGFNTYFVSRAARNAGLTVALSGVGGDELFGGYASFRDVPRARFLRKVTDRLRMNRALALAGRVASSRRGGVKLEELAHRPADLLALYMLRRELVLPAERRALMDLPQEADPSSGLEQSILRALRDGMPADTANAISSFELRSYMRDMLLRDADVFSMANSLELRVPLLDHRLVEVACSLPGRWKRPDPRPKPLLIDAVGPRLPERVPHRKKRGFTFPWEAWIRGALKEKARASIHAEDVWKRLGVNAQAASKLWDRFGAQDPRCGAPQMLALWVMSDFAARHRLYA from the coding sequence ATGTGTGGGATTGCAGGAATTCTGGGGGTACGTCGCAAGATCGCCGAGCCTGCACTCGCGGCCATGCTCGCGGCCATTCCGCACCGCGGACCCGATGGTCATGCGATGGCGTTCTTCTCCCCGGAGCCGAACGGTTCGAACGGGCCGACGCCCGTTGGACTCGCCCACGGGCGCCTCGCGATCATCGAGCCGACCCCCTCGGGTCTCCAGCCCATGGTCGACGACAGCGGGGCGATCATCACCTTCAACGGTGAGATCTACAACTACCGCCAACTTCAGCGCGAGCTCGAGGCGGCCGGCCGGCCCTGCAAAACCAAGACGGATACCGAAGTTATTCTCAAGGGTTACGCAACGAAGGGCATCGAGTCGGCGCAGAGCCTGCGCGGCATGTTCGCCTTCGCCTTGCTCGATCCGAAGAAGCGCCTCGCGTGGCTTTGCCGCGACCGATTGGGCATCAAGCCGCTGTACGTTTACTACCCCAAGGGCGGTGGCTTGCTCTTCGCGTCGGAGGTGCGGCAATTGCTCGCCGCGGGCGAAGAATTGGTTCCGCGTCGCGTGTCGCCGGCGGCCATCGAGAGCTTCCTCGCGCAGGGCATGGTGTGCGGCTTCGACGCGCTCATCGACGGCGTGACCTTGCTCGGCCCGGGCGAATCGCTGGTCGTCGACTGGGAAGGACGCCCGCAGAAGCAAGTGAAGTACTGGCAGCTTCCGTTCGGCGACGGGATGCACTGCACGCGCGAGCGCGCCGTGGCCGATCTGACGGAGACGCTGCGCGAGGCTGTCGACTGCCACATGATTTCCGACGTCCCGCTGGGCGTCTTTCTCTCGAGCGGCGTCGACTCCAATGCGGTGGCGGCGGTGGCCTCCGGCGTGAGCCGCGATCCGGTGCACACCATTGCCATCGGCTTCGATCAGCCGCGCTTCGACGAGTCGGCGGAGGCCGAAGAAAGCGCGCACGTTCTCGGGACGACGCACACCACGCAGTCACTGCACGTGGGCGAGATGCTCGGGGACATCGAGCGCGTGTTCGCCGCGATGGATCAGCCCACGGTGGACGGGTTCAACACGTACTTCGTCTCGCGCGCAGCACGCAACGCCGGCCTCACCGTGGCCTTGAGCGGCGTGGGCGGCGACGAGCTTTTCGGCGGGTATGCAAGCTTCCGCGACGTTCCGCGCGCGCGGTTTCTGCGCAAGGTCACTGACCGGCTCCGCATGAACCGCGCGCTCGCCTTGGCCGGGCGCGTCGCCTCGTCCCGGCGCGGGGGCGTGAAGCTCGAGGAGCTGGCCCACCGGCCCGCGGATTTGCTTGCGCTGTACATGCTGCGGCGCGAGCTCGTGCTCCCGGCCGAACGGCGCGCGTTGATGGACCTTCCGCAGGAGGCCGATCCGTCGTCGGGCCTCGAGCAGAGCATTCTTCGCGCGCTGCGCGATGGCATGCCGGCCGACACGGCCAACGCCATTTCCTCGTTCGAGCTGCGCTCGTACATGCGCGACATGCTCCTGCGCGATGCCGACGTCTTCAGCATGGCCAACAGCCTGGAGCTGCGCGTGCCGCTGCTCGATCACCGGCTGGTAGAGGTCGCGTGTTCGCTGCCCGGGCGCTGGAAACGGCCCGATCCGCGCCCCAAGCCGCTCTTGATCGACGCCGTCGGTCCGCGCCTGCCCGAGCGGGTGCCACACCGGAAAAAGCGCGGGTTCACCTTCCCGTGGGAGGCGTGGATCCGCGGTGCGCTCAAGGAGAAGGCGCGCGCCAGCATCCACGCCGAGGACGTGTGGAAGCGGCTCGGCGTGAACGCGCAGGCGGCTTCCAAGCTGTGGGATCGCTTCGGTGCCCAGGATCCACGGTGCGGTGCGCCGCAGATGCTCGCGCTCTGGGTCATGTCGGACTTCGCCGCGCGGCATCGGTTGTACGCATGA